From Garra rufa chromosome 19, GarRuf1.0, whole genome shotgun sequence, the proteins below share one genomic window:
- the LOC141292705 gene encoding olfactory receptor 8G17-like, which produces MDNLTFRHSILLVEGLKVTSQSSQPVFIVLLLAYVFAMVSNIGLLVLISTEKNLHDPMHFLFCNLPVNDIIGTTVIMPRLLEDILKEASERYISYVECVIQAYFVHVFTAACHYVLMIMAFDRYVAICNPLRYTAIMTNKMVIKLSAFAWSLAFFLVTIMIGLTVRLSHCRYKIENPFCDNASLFKLSCENVVINNIFGIIYTVIALSLSAVSIFITYVKIATVCITSKNKALNCKAIKTCSTHLAVYLIMFISGAVFIFLHRFPEYSDSRKLASIMFHIVPPGLNPLVYGLQTKEIRQKIVKLWCRKNLIL; this is translated from the coding sequence ATGGACAACCTGACATTTAGACACAGCATTCTTCTCGTAGAAGGACTGAAAGTTACATCTCAGTCATCTCAGCCGGTTTTCATTGTGCTTCTCTTGGCTTATGTCTTTGCAATGGTTTCAAACATTGGACTTTTAGTTCTGATCTCAACAGAGAAGAATCTGCATGACCCTATGCATTTTCTGTTCTGTAACTTGCCAGTGAATGATATAATAGGAACCACAGTAATTATGCCACGCTTACTAGAGGACATTTTAAAGGAAGCTTCAGAGCGATATATATCATATGTGGAGTGTGTTATACAAGCTTATTTTGTGCATGTATTTACCGCAGCATGTCATTATGTGCTGATGATCATGGCTTTTGACAGATATGTGGCTATATGCAATCCACTGCGATACACAGCCATAATGACCAATAAAATGGTTATTAAACTATCAGCATTTGCTTGGAGCCTGGCATTTTTTCTGGTGACAATAATGATAGGCCTAACTGTCCGTCTGTCTCACTGTAGGTATAAAATTGAAAACCCTTTCTGTGACAATGCCTCATTGTTTAAACTGTCCTGTGAAAACGTGGTTATTAATAATATCTTTGGAATTATTTATACTGTGATTGCACTCAGTCTGTCAGCAGTATCAATATTCATAACATATGTAAAGATTGCTACTGTGTGTATTACCAGCAAAAACAAAGCATTGAACTGCAAAGCCATAAAAACCTGCAGCACTCATTTAGCTGTTTATTTAATCATGTTTATTTCTGGAGcagtttttatttttcttcatcgTTTTCCTGAATACTCTGACAGCAGGAAACTAGCTAGTATAATGTTCCACATTGTACCACCAGGATTAAATCCTTTAGTATATGGTTTACAAACCAAAGAGATAAGACAAAAGATTGTTAAACTTTGGTGTAGAAAAAATCTAATTCTTTAG